The following are encoded in a window of Impatiens glandulifera chromosome 5, dImpGla2.1, whole genome shotgun sequence genomic DNA:
- the LOC124939156 gene encoding heat stress transcription factor B-4-like, translating into MALTMDNCDGMLLSLDSQKSVPAPFLTKTYQLVDDLTTDHIVSWGEDDSTFVVWRPPEFARDLLPRFFKHNNFSSFVRQLNTYGFRKIVPDRWEFANEFFKKGEKHLLCEIHRRKTSQLPVSPPGHHYLQQPHSPIGPPPFFPYSTRLSISPPDSDDLGSATCNWPHESQSNVGSVAALSEDNERLRRSNNMLMSELAHMKKLYNDIIYFVQNHVKPVTPSAAFPSSLSVMQSRQIGFHQGSVKPAVHHQIPSIWGVKPTVEDSDGKGCKTKLFGVPLQSKKARLILEKDDDLGLNLMPPSAC; encoded by the exons ATGGCTTTAACAATGGATAACTGCGACGGCATGTTACTATCTTTGGACTCACAGAAATCTGTTCCGGCCCCATTCTTGACCAAAACCTACCAACTCGTCGACGATCTCACCACCGACCATATTGTTTCATGGGGAGAAGATGATTCAACCTTCGTCGTCTGGCGCCCACCTGAATTCGCACGTGACCTACTTCCTAGGTTTTTCAAACATAACAATTTCTCTAGTTTTGTTCGCCAGCTCAACACTTAT ggttttcGAAAGATTGTACCAGACAGATGGGAGTTCGCAAATGAGTTCTTCAAAAAAGGGGAAAAACATCTTTTATGCGAGATCCATCGTCGGAAAACATCCCAACTTCCGGTATCACCACCAGGGCATCATTACCTTCAACAACCCCATTCTCCGATCGGACCTCCCCCTTTCTTCCCATATTCAACTCGTTTAAGCATATCTCCGCCGGACTCCGACGACCTAGGTTCCGCCACCTGTAACTGGCCACACGAATCTCAATCCAACGTCGGATCTGTCGCGGCGTTGTCGGAGGATAACGAAAGACTTCGTCGGAGCAACAATATGTTGATGTCGGAACTAGCACACATGAAAAAGCTTTACAATGATATCATATACTTCGTGCAGAATCATGTAAAGCCGGTGACTCCAAGCGCCGCCTTTCCTTCGTCTTTGTCGGTGATGCAGAGCCGTCAGATTGGGTTTCATCAGGGAAGTGTTAAACCGGCGGTTCATCATCAGATTCCGAGTATTTGGGGTGTTAAACCGACGGTTGAAGATTCAGATGGAAAAGGTTGTAAAACTAAACTATTTGGAGTTCCATTACAATCGAAGAAGGCTCGTTTGATTCTGGAAAAAGATGATGATTTAGGGTTGAATCTTATGCCACCTTCAGCTTGCTAA